A genomic segment from Thamnophis elegans isolate rThaEle1 chromosome 3, rThaEle1.pri, whole genome shotgun sequence encodes:
- the LOX gene encoding protein-lysine 6-oxidase isoform X2, with amino-acid sequence MRLHSRTPLLLGLAQLQACFFWSCLLWLPADGMPPRNPPPLPPAVWRQRIQWENNGQVYRLLSVGSQYQPARRRLSQEPAQGGHVLLLRGNDTAPRRAPGTATGGGATATRKPEAQYWFQAGYEQSSDRNGTGRGRGGPQGNPAESATARTGNGTGFSLSNLRQPPRGDVMVGDDPYNPYKYTDDNPYYNYHDTYERPRQRGRYRPGYGTGYFQYGLPDLVPDPYYIQAATYVQKTSMYNLRCAAEENCLASSAYRSDVRDYDNRVLLRFPQRVKNQGTSDFLPSRPRYSWEWHSCHQHYHSMDEFSHYDLLEASSHSRVAEGHKASFCLEDTSCDYGYYRRFACTAHTQGLSPGCYDTYNADIDCQWIDITDVKPGNYILKVSVNPSYLVPESDYSNNIVRCDIRYTGNHAYASGCTISP; translated from the exons ATGCGTCTCCATTCCCGGACTCCGCTTCTCCTGGGCCTTGCCCAGCTGCAAGCGTGTTTCTTTTGGAGTTGCCTGCTGTGGCTGCCGGCGGACGGGATGCCACCGAGGAATCCACCACCCCTTCCTCCCGCTGTGTGGAGGCAGCGGATTCAATGGGAGAACAACGGGCAGGTGTACCGCCTCCTTAGCGTCGGCTCCCAGTATCAACCCGCGCGGCGTAGGCTCAGCCAGGAGCCCGCGCAAGGCGGCCACGTTTTGCTCCTCAGGGGCAACGACACTGCTCCTCGCAGGGCGCCGGGAACCGCTACAGGCGGAGGCGCCACTGCCACCCGAAAACCGGAGGCGCAGTACTGGTTTCAAGCCGGCTACGAGCAATCATCCGACAGAAATGGCACGGGAAGGGGCCGAGGAGGACCGCAAGGGAACCCCGCGGAGAGCGCCACCGCCAGGACGGGCAATGGGACTGGCTTTTCTCTAAGCAATCTCCGGCAGCCGCCCCGCGGAGACGTCATGGTGGGCGACGACCCGTACAACCCATACAAGTATACGGACGACAACCCTTATTATAACTACCACGACACCTATGAGCGGCCCCGACAGAGAGGCCGCTACCGGCCGGGGTACGGCACCGGCTATTTTCAATACG GGTTGCCAGATTTGGTGCCAGATCCTTATTACATCCAAGCAGCCACTTATGTCCAAAAGACGTCCATGTACAACCTGAGGTGTGCTGCTGAAGAGAATTGTCTAGCTAG CTCAGCTTACAGATCAGATGTTAGAGATTATGATAACCGAGTACTTCTGAGATTTCCACAGAGAGTGAAAAATCAAGGTACATCAGATTTCTTACCAAGCCGACCACGATACTCATGGGAATGGCACAGCTGTCATCA ACATTACCATAGCATGGATGAATTCAGTCATTATGACTTACTTGAAGCAAGCTCACACAGTAGAGTAGCTGAAGGACACAAAGCAAGCTTTTGTCTTGAAGACACTTCTTGTGACTATGGATACTATAGGCGATTTGCATGTACAGCCCATACACAG GGGCTGAGTCCTGGTTGTTACGATACCTACAACGCTGATATAGACTGCCAGTGGATTGATATTACAGATGTTAAACCTGGAAACTACATTTTAAAG GTTAGCGTCAACCCTAGTTACTTGGTACCGGAATCAGACTATTCCAACAACATTGTACGTTGTGATATCCGTTACACAGGCAATCATGCATATGCCTCTGGGTGTACAATTTCCCCgtaa
- the LOX gene encoding protein-lysine 6-oxidase isoform X1 produces MRLHSRTPLLLGLAQLQACFFWSCLLWLPADGMPPRNPPPLPPAVWRQRIQWENNGQVYRLLSVGSQYQPARRRLSQEPAQGGHVLLLRGNDTAPRRAPGTATGGGATATRKPEAQYWFQAGYEQSSDRNGTGRGRGGPQGNPAESATARTGNGTGFSLSNLRQPPRGDVMVGDDPYNPYKYTDDNPYYNYHDTYERPRQRGRYRPGYGTGYFQYGLPDLVPDPYYIQAATYVQKTSMYNLRCAAEENCLASSAYRSDVRDYDNRVLLRFPQRVKNQGTSDFLPSRPRYSWEWHSCHQHYHSMDEFSHYDLLEASSHSRVAEGHKASFCLEDTSCDYGYYRRFACTAHTQGLSPGCYDTYNADIDCQWIDITDVKPGNYILKVSVNPSYLVPESDYSNNIVRCDIRYTGNHAYASGCTISPY; encoded by the exons ATGCGTCTCCATTCCCGGACTCCGCTTCTCCTGGGCCTTGCCCAGCTGCAAGCGTGTTTCTTTTGGAGTTGCCTGCTGTGGCTGCCGGCGGACGGGATGCCACCGAGGAATCCACCACCCCTTCCTCCCGCTGTGTGGAGGCAGCGGATTCAATGGGAGAACAACGGGCAGGTGTACCGCCTCCTTAGCGTCGGCTCCCAGTATCAACCCGCGCGGCGTAGGCTCAGCCAGGAGCCCGCGCAAGGCGGCCACGTTTTGCTCCTCAGGGGCAACGACACTGCTCCTCGCAGGGCGCCGGGAACCGCTACAGGCGGAGGCGCCACTGCCACCCGAAAACCGGAGGCGCAGTACTGGTTTCAAGCCGGCTACGAGCAATCATCCGACAGAAATGGCACGGGAAGGGGCCGAGGAGGACCGCAAGGGAACCCCGCGGAGAGCGCCACCGCCAGGACGGGCAATGGGACTGGCTTTTCTCTAAGCAATCTCCGGCAGCCGCCCCGCGGAGACGTCATGGTGGGCGACGACCCGTACAACCCATACAAGTATACGGACGACAACCCTTATTATAACTACCACGACACCTATGAGCGGCCCCGACAGAGAGGCCGCTACCGGCCGGGGTACGGCACCGGCTATTTTCAATACG GGTTGCCAGATTTGGTGCCAGATCCTTATTACATCCAAGCAGCCACTTATGTCCAAAAGACGTCCATGTACAACCTGAGGTGTGCTGCTGAAGAGAATTGTCTAGCTAG CTCAGCTTACAGATCAGATGTTAGAGATTATGATAACCGAGTACTTCTGAGATTTCCACAGAGAGTGAAAAATCAAGGTACATCAGATTTCTTACCAAGCCGACCACGATACTCATGGGAATGGCACAGCTGTCATCA ACATTACCATAGCATGGATGAATTCAGTCATTATGACTTACTTGAAGCAAGCTCACACAGTAGAGTAGCTGAAGGACACAAAGCAAGCTTTTGTCTTGAAGACACTTCTTGTGACTATGGATACTATAGGCGATTTGCATGTACAGCCCATACACAG GGGCTGAGTCCTGGTTGTTACGATACCTACAACGCTGATATAGACTGCCAGTGGATTGATATTACAGATGTTAAACCTGGAAACTACATTTTAAAG GTTAGCGTCAACCCTAGTTACTTGGTACCGGAATCAGACTATTCCAACAACATTGTACGTTGTGATATCCGTTACACAGGCAATCATGCATATGCCTCTGGGTGTACAATTTCCCC atACTAG